One Fundulus heteroclitus isolate FHET01 chromosome 1, MU-UCD_Fhet_4.1, whole genome shotgun sequence genomic window carries:
- the LOC105930763 gene encoding vasopressin V2 receptor, which translates to MSASIVTEPYRDQSGVSEAPTAPNITELDRDPLLAATEVVVLAVILLLALVGNGLVLVVLLKRRRRHSPLHQFMLNLCVADLVVALFQVLPQLVWDAEGRLPGPDVMCRLVKYLQVLGMFASSYMIVAMTVDRHYAICCPLQAHRSGATRRWNTFILLAWSLSLLLSLPQVFIFSRSEVAPGVYECWGHFAQSWGLKAYVTWMTLAIFIIPVLVITFCQVRIFREIHQSLYRKPERRLSPASLPLSRRDSCSRGGGGGRSSLTFNNPGSPGGAEVGSALQHVPMSPLRSGITASQRETNTRRAAPSAVCPTHPPKAPPAGGGEVTAAMSKTVKMTLVIVVVYSLCWAPFFSVQLWAAWDPDPPQTDAAFTLLMLLASLNSCTNPWIYSAFSSSVSPELRLLLFCRTASHRRGSLPNDSTATHTSNSR; encoded by the exons ATGTCGGCCTCCATCGTAACGGAGCCATACCGGGACCAGTCAGGCGTTTCTGAGGCCCCGACGGCCCCCAACATCACGGAGCTGGACCGGGACCCCCTGCTGGCCGCGACGGAGGTGGTGGTGCTGGCCGTCATCCTGCTGCTGGCCTTGGTCGGGAACGGGCTGGTGCTGGTGGTGCTGCTGAAGCGGAGGCGGCGCCACAGCCCGCTGCACCAGTTCATGCTCAACCTGTGCGTGGCTGACCTGGTGGTGGCGCTGTTCCAG GTGTTACCTCAGCTGGTGTGGGACGCGGAGGGCCGCCTGCCCGGCCCAGACGTCATGTGCCGCCTGGTGAAATACCTGCAGGTCCTCGGCATGTTCGCCTCCTCCTACATGATTGTGGCCATGACTGTGGATCGCCACTACGCCAtctgctgccccctgcaggCGCACCGCAGCGGTGCAACAAGGCGGTGGAACACCTTCATCCTGCTGGCCTGGAGCCTCTCGCTGCTGCTCAGCCTGCCTCAG GTTTTCATCTTCTCCCGGTCTGAAGTGGCCCCAGGCGTCTACGAATGTTGGGGACACTTCGCCCAGTCCTGGGGCCTCAAGGCCTACGTGACGTGGATGACCCTGGCCATCTTCATCATCCCCGTCCTCGTCATCACCTTCTGTCAG GTGCGCATCTTCAGGGAGATTCACCAGAGCCTGTACAGGAAACCAGAGCGCCGCCTGTCCCCCGCCTCTCTTCCTCTGTCCAGACGGGACAGCTGcagccgaggaggaggaggagggaggtcATCGCTCACCTTCAACAACCCTGGGAGTCCCGGCGGCGCTGAGGTGGGGTCAGCCTTGCAGCACGTGCCCATGAGTCCGCTCAGGTCCGGCATCACGGCGTCTCAGCGTGAGACGAACACCCGGCGTGCCG CGCCCTCTGCTGTTTGCCCCACACACCCTCCCAAAGCCCCCCCGGCCGGTGGTGGGGAGGTGACGGCCGCCATGTCTAAAACTGTGAAGATGACCCTGGTCATTGTTGTGGTCTACTCGCTCTGCTGGGCCCCGTTTTTCAGCGTGCAGCTGTGGGCGGCCTGGGACCCCGACCCGCCTCAGACAG ACGCAGCGTTCacgctgctgatgctgctggcCAGCCTGAACTCGTGCACCAACCCCTGGATCTACTCCGCCTTCTCCAGCAGCGTCTCCCCGGAGCTCCGCCTGCTTCTCTTCTGCCGGACGGCCTCGCATCGACGGGGGTCTTTGCCCAACGACTCGACGGCCACGCACACCTCCAACTCCCGATGA